From a region of the Constantimarinum furrinae genome:
- the nusA gene encoding transcription termination factor NusA — protein MENLALIDSFSEFKDDKLIDRVTLMAILEDVFRNALKKKYGSDDNFDIIINPDKGDLEIWRNRVVVADGEVEDENEEISLSAARKIEPDFEIGEDVSEEVKLIDLGRRSILALRQNLISKIHEHDNTNIYKQFKELEGEIYTAEVHHIRHRAVILLDDEGNEIILPKDKQIPSDFFRKGDNVRGIIESVELKGNKPAIIMSRASPVFLEKLFEQEIPEVFDGLITVKKVVRIPGEKAKVAVDSYDDRIDPVGACVGMKGSRIHGIVRELGNENIDVINYTNNLQLFVTRALSPARVTSIKLNEETKRAEVILKPEEVSKAIGRGGHNIRLAGQLTGYEIDVLREGAEEDVELREFSDEIEEWIIAEFHKIGLDTAKSVLEHDMADLVKRIDLEEETIQEVINILREEFEE, from the coding sequence ATGGAAAATTTAGCGTTAATTGATTCTTTTTCGGAATTTAAGGACGATAAACTGATAGACAGAGTAACGCTTATGGCGATACTTGAAGACGTTTTTAGAAACGCCTTGAAGAAAAAATACGGGAGTGACGATAATTTCGATATTATCATCAACCCCGATAAAGGTGACCTCGAAATATGGAGGAATCGTGTTGTTGTTGCCGATGGGGAAGTTGAAGATGAGAATGAAGAGATCTCACTAAGTGCAGCCCGTAAGATCGAACCCGATTTTGAGATCGGCGAGGATGTTTCGGAAGAAGTAAAACTCATCGACCTTGGAAGACGTTCTATTCTCGCCTTGCGCCAGAATCTTATCTCCAAGATCCACGAACACGACAACACCAATATTTATAAGCAGTTTAAAGAACTTGAAGGGGAGATCTATACGGCCGAAGTTCATCACATTCGCCATAGAGCTGTCATCCTGCTCGACGATGAAGGGAATGAGATCATTCTTCCGAAGGACAAACAAATTCCTTCAGATTTCTTCAGAAAAGGAGATAACGTTCGCGGAATCATTGAAAGCGTTGAGCTGAAAGGGAATAAACCGGCTATTATTATGTCGAGAGCCAGCCCCGTCTTCCTTGAAAAATTATTCGAACAGGAGATCCCTGAAGTATTCGACGGACTTATAACCGTGAAGAAAGTTGTGCGTATCCCCGGAGAAAAAGCGAAAGTTGCTGTAGACTCTTACGACGATCGTATCGATCCGGTAGGAGCCTGTGTAGGAATGAAGGGTTCTCGTATTCATGGCATAGTTCGTGAATTAGGGAATGAGAATATCGATGTGATCAATTACACCAATAATTTGCAATTGTTCGTAACCCGTGCTCTAAGCCCTGCTCGAGTGACTTCCATTAAATTAAATGAGGAAACGAAACGAGCGGAGGTCATTTTAAAACCTGAAGAAGTAAGTAAGGCCATAGGACGTGGAGGACATAACATTCGACTCGCAGGACAACTTACCGGCTACGAGATCGACGTGCTTCGGGAAGGTGCGGAAGAGGATGTTGAACTTAGAGAATTCTCTGATGAAATTGAAGAATGGATCATCGCCGAATTCCATAAGATCGGTCTGGATACCGCAAAAAGTGTTCTTGAACACGACATGGCAGATCTTGTAAAACGTATCGATCTGGAAGAGGAAACTATACAAGAGGTTATTAACATATTGAGAGAAGAATTTGAAGAGTAG
- a CDS encoding MMPL family transporter, translated as MDRVFISFHNYFRKRRLLFFAGLFAVFMILLWGASKVEFDEDISKLIPSSAQNEKLQQIIESAAFSDRIIIHLQRTSEGSVQDLTNYAEKLLDSLRNNSGDLIAKIQGEVAEENMLETLDFIFQNIPQFLSKYDFDRLSRKLNQDSIENLVATNYKTLVSPSGIIAKKTIVRDPLGLSPTGLKKLKKLGSGDIFDVRNGFLVSKDERHLLLFVSPKYKSSETEKNEALVDMLFTIRNNLQAAYQDRVSTQYYGGAIIGVENARQIKKDIQYTVGIALLILILLFIFFYRKLVLPIILFTPTLVGGLLAVFCLSVLRTEISAISLGIGSVLIGVTLDYSLHILTHIRNHESVTRVLVQVSRPIVMSSLTTALAFLCLLFVDSRALQDLGIFAAISVLGAAIVALLFIPLTYRVHNKEAVKRTFIDRLAAYHFHKNKALTAALILLIVSSVFTYTMVGFNKDIAQLNYTSEEIRQAEIGLDELLNTSSKSVYVVAHGGDLQQALEANDSVFKILQLLDRQNEILSFNSVGALVASEVQQRDRISAWEKFWTPLRKEQIKNDLIKSGAAYGFKPTTHNEFYQLLDADFTPVSLDDYKALGLIDIDDFIRIDSEMSTVTSLVKVSEENLPKVKSHFIDIDHATLIDRVEINETLLGSLQHDFNRLLLYCSILIVFLLLLYFRNWKLWLVTAIPIGMTWLVTVGLMGLLQIDFNVFNVIICSFIFGLGVDYSIFITNGLILEHKTQLPALATHKTSILLSVITTILGVGVLIFAKHPALYSISIVTVIGIISALLIALTLQPILFNLLIFNSEKKTPL; from the coding sequence ATGGATAGGGTATTTATATCATTTCACAATTACTTCAGGAAGCGAAGATTGTTATTTTTCGCAGGACTGTTTGCTGTTTTTATGATCTTACTTTGGGGAGCCTCTAAAGTTGAATTTGATGAGGATATTTCAAAATTAATTCCTTCTTCGGCACAAAATGAAAAATTACAACAGATCATCGAATCGGCTGCATTTAGTGATCGAATTATCATCCATCTCCAACGAACTTCTGAAGGATCTGTTCAGGACCTAACTAATTATGCTGAAAAACTTCTCGATTCATTAAGAAATAACTCGGGCGACCTTATTGCTAAGATCCAAGGAGAAGTAGCCGAAGAAAATATGCTGGAAACTCTTGATTTCATTTTTCAAAATATCCCGCAGTTTCTAAGCAAATATGATTTCGACCGGCTATCACGGAAACTTAACCAAGACAGCATTGAGAATCTGGTTGCAACAAATTATAAGACCCTTGTATCTCCGTCGGGTATAATCGCCAAGAAGACTATTGTTCGCGATCCGCTGGGTCTTTCCCCTACAGGTCTGAAAAAACTCAAAAAGTTGGGCTCCGGGGATATTTTTGACGTAAGGAACGGATTTTTGGTGAGTAAGGACGAACGGCATTTGTTGTTGTTTGTGAGTCCGAAGTACAAATCAAGCGAAACCGAAAAAAACGAGGCGTTGGTAGATATGTTGTTTACGATCCGTAATAATCTTCAAGCAGCATATCAAGATAGGGTCAGCACCCAATATTATGGGGGAGCCATAATTGGGGTTGAAAATGCGAGACAAATAAAAAAGGATATACAATACACCGTGGGGATAGCACTTTTAATCCTTATCCTCCTTTTCATCTTTTTTTACCGAAAATTAGTCCTTCCTATCATTCTTTTCACGCCCACGCTAGTCGGGGGTCTATTAGCAGTATTTTGTCTGTCTGTGTTAAGAACCGAAATTTCCGCAATTTCATTAGGAATAGGCTCGGTACTCATAGGTGTAACACTGGATTATTCTTTACATATTCTTACTCACATCAGGAATCACGAATCGGTGACTCGTGTCCTGGTACAGGTTTCCCGACCCATTGTAATGAGTAGCCTAACGACAGCGCTAGCATTTTTATGTTTGCTATTTGTAGATTCAAGGGCGCTTCAGGATCTTGGGATATTTGCTGCGATAAGTGTACTTGGAGCGGCCATAGTCGCACTACTGTTTATTCCCTTAACTTACAGAGTTCATAACAAGGAGGCAGTAAAACGGACTTTTATCGATCGTTTGGCCGCTTATCATTTTCATAAGAATAAAGCGCTTACAGCTGCCTTAATTTTACTTATCGTATCGAGTGTCTTTACCTATACAATGGTTGGTTTCAATAAGGATATTGCACAATTAAATTATACCTCTGAAGAGATCCGGCAGGCAGAAATTGGTCTGGATGAACTGCTTAATACAAGCTCTAAATCTGTGTATGTGGTGGCGCACGGAGGGGATCTCCAACAGGCATTGGAAGCCAATGACAGCGTTTTCAAAATCCTTCAGCTGCTAGATAGGCAAAACGAAATTCTCAGCTTTAATTCGGTGGGTGCCTTAGTCGCTTCAGAAGTTCAACAACGGGATAGGATTTCAGCATGGGAGAAATTCTGGACACCCCTGCGTAAAGAACAAATCAAAAATGATCTCATAAAGAGTGGCGCGGCCTATGGGTTTAAACCGACGACCCATAATGAATTCTATCAATTACTTGATGCCGATTTTACCCCTGTTTCTCTCGACGACTATAAGGCACTCGGACTAATCGATATAGATGATTTTATTAGAATCGATTCTGAAATGAGTACCGTAACTTCCCTTGTAAAAGTTTCAGAAGAAAACCTTCCGAAGGTGAAGAGTCACTTCATCGATATAGATCATGCCACGCTTATTGACCGAGTAGAAATTAATGAAACGCTGTTGGGCAGTCTTCAGCATGATTTTAACCGATTGCTCCTCTATTGCTCCATACTGATTGTCTTCCTGTTGCTGCTGTACTTTCGGAACTGGAAGCTATGGCTGGTTACAGCTATACCTATTGGAATGACCTGGCTCGTCACTGTTGGGCTTATGGGATTGTTACAAATCGATTTTAATGTTTTTAATGTCATCATTTGCTCCTTTATATTTGGATTGGGAGTGGATTACAGTATTTTTATTACCAATGGTCTAATTCTTGAACACAAAACACAACTACCGGCATTAGCTACTCATAAGACTTCAATTTTGCTTTCGGTGATCACAACTATACTTGGTGTTGGTGTGCTAATATTTGCAAAACATCCGGCATTGTATTCTATTTCAATAGTCACAGTAATTGGGATAATTTCCGCACTGTTAATTGCGCTTACTTTGCAACCCATATTGTTTAATCTTCTTATTTTTAATTCTGAAAAGAAAACACCACTATAA
- a CDS encoding phenylacetate--CoA ligase family protein: protein MIPETEKKSSADIKKFQEGALQEMLRYVHKNSPYYKTLFDSKNIKPDDVNSLEDLKNIPVTTKEQLQKRNDDFICVPKKKIIDYVTTSGTLGEPVTFALTENDLERLAYNEAISLACSGITEEDVIQLMTTMDRRFMAGLAYFLGTRKLGAGIIRVGSGVPELQWDSIQKFRPSYLITVPSFLLKLIEYAMHHNIDLNASGIKGAICIGEPIREQDFSLNALGNKITNHWKIKLFSTYASTEMSTAFNECEYHIGGHHHPELIIAEILDDNNEPVEQGTVGELVITTLGVEAMPLLRFKTGDMVQAYYEPCQCGRQTMRLGPVVGRKKQMIKYKGTTLYPPALFNVLNHFNEIDSYVFELFKNDIGTDEILLRIAATDPSEELLTDIRDHFRAKLRVNPKIEFCDLKEIEKVRNATASRKPRNIIDKRT from the coding sequence ATGATCCCTGAAACTGAAAAGAAAAGCAGTGCCGATATAAAAAAGTTTCAGGAAGGAGCCCTGCAGGAGATGCTGCGGTACGTTCATAAAAATTCTCCATACTATAAGACGCTGTTTGATTCAAAAAACATTAAACCAGATGATGTCAATTCTCTGGAAGACTTGAAAAATATTCCGGTTACAACCAAGGAGCAATTGCAAAAAAGGAATGATGATTTTATTTGTGTTCCGAAGAAAAAAATTATCGATTATGTAACAACCTCGGGCACTCTGGGAGAACCTGTGACTTTTGCCCTTACCGAAAATGATCTGGAACGACTGGCGTATAATGAGGCAATTTCTTTAGCTTGTTCGGGAATCACCGAAGAAGATGTGATTCAATTAATGACTACCATGGATCGACGTTTTATGGCAGGGCTTGCTTATTTTTTGGGTACACGAAAACTCGGCGCCGGAATTATTAGGGTGGGGTCCGGAGTGCCCGAATTACAGTGGGACTCAATACAAAAGTTCAGGCCTTCATATCTTATTACTGTACCCTCATTCTTGCTAAAATTGATCGAGTATGCGATGCATCATAATATAGATTTAAACGCTTCAGGGATAAAGGGGGCCATTTGTATTGGAGAACCCATACGAGAGCAGGATTTTTCTTTGAATGCGCTGGGAAACAAGATCACGAACCATTGGAAGATCAAACTCTTTTCTACCTATGCTTCTACCGAAATGAGCACGGCTTTTAACGAATGTGAATACCATATAGGGGGTCATCATCATCCCGAACTTATTATAGCCGAAATACTCGATGATAACAATGAGCCGGTTGAACAGGGTACTGTTGGCGAGTTGGTTATTACAACACTTGGTGTGGAAGCAATGCCGCTGCTTCGCTTTAAGACGGGAGATATGGTGCAGGCGTATTACGAGCCCTGTCAATGCGGCCGACAAACCATGCGTTTGGGGCCTGTGGTTGGAAGGAAAAAGCAAATGATCAAGTATAAGGGCACCACCCTTTATCCTCCGGCTTTGTTTAATGTACTCAATCATTTTAATGAGATCGACAGTTATGTTTTTGAACTTTTTAAAAACGATATAGGCACCGATGAAATTCTGCTAAGGATTGCTGCCACTGATCCCTCGGAAGAACTTTTAACTGATATTAGGGACCATTTCAGAGCAAAATTAAGGGTGAACCCAAAGATTGAATTCTGTGATTTGAAGGAAATAGAAAAAGTGCGAAATGCGACGGCAAGTCGGAAGCCACGAAATATTATCGATAAAAGAACCTAG
- the rimP gene encoding ribosome assembly cofactor RimP, with translation MMLDKVTMLLEQALEKNSSLFLIDLEITDNNQIRVILDGDNGVTVEDCIAVSREIEHNLDREENDFSLEVMSAGVSEPLSFPRQYKKNLGRKLKVKTRKGEQIEGEVTEATDDKVTLIWKTREPKPIGKGKVTVQKEAVLDYSDIVEAKVMITFN, from the coding sequence ATGATGTTGGATAAAGTAACAATGCTGCTTGAGCAGGCTCTGGAAAAGAATTCATCTTTGTTTCTTATTGATCTTGAGATCACAGATAATAATCAGATTCGGGTGATCCTGGACGGAGATAATGGTGTTACCGTTGAAGATTGTATTGCAGTGAGCAGGGAAATTGAACACAATCTGGACAGGGAAGAAAACGATTTTTCTCTGGAAGTGATGTCTGCTGGTGTTTCAGAACCTTTGTCTTTTCCGAGACAATACAAAAAGAATTTAGGCAGAAAACTAAAAGTTAAAACCAGGAAAGGGGAGCAAATTGAAGGCGAGGTTACCGAGGCAACCGATGACAAGGTGACGCTTATTTGGAAAACCCGTGAACCCAAACCAATTGGTAAAGGAAAAGTAACGGTTCAAAAGGAAGCCGTACTTGACTATAGCGATATTGTTGAAGCAAAAGTGATGATAACATTTAATTAG
- a CDS encoding universal stress protein translates to MKRILVPTDFSDQAENALKIAAQMAAKFNSEIFLLHSMEVPLHLANSGDTGSLPEALYFIKLAKKRFGEIRKKPYLSDTTIHETIGHSEIYNDISKAVEDNNIDLIIMGSHGASGFKEMFIGSNTEKVVRTSKIPVLVIKNDHPKFEINSFVFATDFSEECKKPFQEALNFAQNVDATLHLLYINTPNDFKTSSEAKKIMANFVKGVDTTHYSLHIYNDNSVEKGILNFAKENHVQLIGISTHGRKGLSHFFNGSISEDMVNHANMPVITFKI, encoded by the coding sequence ATGAAACGAATTTTAGTGCCTACCGATTTTTCAGATCAAGCTGAAAATGCTTTAAAAATAGCGGCCCAGATGGCAGCGAAATTTAACAGCGAAATTTTTCTCCTTCATTCAATGGAAGTTCCTTTACACCTGGCCAATTCGGGCGATACGGGAAGCCTTCCTGAAGCCTTGTATTTTATAAAGTTGGCAAAAAAACGCTTTGGCGAAATAAGAAAAAAACCCTACTTAAGTGATACCACAATTCACGAAACGATCGGGCACAGTGAAATCTACAACGATATTAGCAAGGCCGTAGAGGACAACAATATCGACCTCATCATCATGGGCTCGCATGGAGCCAGCGGATTTAAAGAGATGTTTATAGGAAGTAATACCGAAAAGGTGGTGCGCACTTCTAAGATTCCGGTACTGGTTATTAAAAACGATCATCCCAAGTTTGAGATCAACAGTTTTGTCTTTGCCACCGATTTTTCGGAAGAATGCAAAAAACCCTTTCAAGAGGCACTCAATTTCGCTCAAAATGTAGATGCCACGCTTCATTTATTGTACATAAATACTCCTAACGACTTTAAAACATCTTCCGAAGCAAAGAAAATTATGGCCAATTTTGTCAAGGGAGTTGATACCACGCATTATTCGCTACACATTTACAATGACAATTCAGTAGAAAAAGGAATTCTCAATTTTGCCAAGGAAAATCATGTGCAACTAATTGGTATAAGTACGCATGGCCGAAAAGGATTATCACATTTCTTTAATGGAAGTATTAGTGAAGATATGGTAAACCATGCGAACATGCCCGTGATCACTTTCAAGATCTGA
- a CDS encoding C45 family autoproteolytic acyltransferase/hydolase has product MIKKGATYLLMLLSVLSMSSCGIKASLNDRPNLSSYNINIPERTVINDSTFSIGNNFLLKNRFGLWEMYVEGDPLELGLISGSLSRELVLKQERVFMEKIYDLVPSQGRRNFLRKFLSWYNRKMYLHIKEEFKAEIYGISRFSSSEYNELATPYLRSLYLHGAHDIGHALQDLMLVGCSSFAVWGEKTPDGNLLIGRNFDFYAGDEFAEEKIIAFVNPSEGHNFMSVSWGGMIGVVSGMNDQGLTVTINAGKSKIPLVAKTPISIVTREILQYAATIEEAVAIAKEREVFVSEAIFIGSAKDGRAALIEMSPTDFGVYEVTNSEQLICSNHFQSDVFKNDRRNIKQIEESHSKYRFTRMEELLAEDEKISPTEAVAILRNKKGVNDTILGFGNEKALNQLLAHHGIVFQPEDLRVWISSNPYQLGEFVSYDLNEVFKDREGNPAKESMAILPLTIAKDPFVDTPAFKNYEDYRILERLVENAIERDNDLLPFTLLALQQKNPDYWKAYYLTGKYYNEKGYYAAALRAFETANKKVIPTLPDKQEIERNIYKLKRKLNR; this is encoded by the coding sequence ATGATTAAAAAGGGAGCGACATACCTGTTAATGCTATTGTCGGTTTTGTCGATGTCTTCCTGTGGAATCAAGGCTTCACTCAATGATAGACCGAATCTTAGTTCATACAATATTAATATTCCTGAAAGAACTGTGATAAACGATTCTACCTTTTCTATCGGGAATAATTTTCTGCTTAAAAATCGATTCGGGCTGTGGGAAATGTATGTGGAAGGGGATCCTTTGGAACTCGGACTCATTTCCGGAAGTCTGAGCAGAGAATTGGTTCTCAAGCAGGAAAGGGTGTTTATGGAAAAGATCTATGATTTGGTTCCTTCTCAAGGCCGACGTAATTTTCTTCGGAAGTTCTTATCTTGGTACAACCGTAAAATGTACCTACATATAAAAGAGGAGTTCAAAGCAGAGATCTACGGAATAAGCCGATTTTCTTCTTCCGAATATAATGAACTTGCAACACCGTATTTAAGGTCCTTATATCTGCACGGAGCTCATGATATAGGCCATGCGCTTCAGGATCTCATGTTGGTGGGTTGTTCCTCCTTTGCAGTGTGGGGTGAAAAAACACCCGATGGTAATTTACTTATTGGCCGAAATTTCGATTTCTATGCAGGAGATGAATTTGCCGAGGAAAAGATCATTGCGTTTGTGAATCCTTCGGAAGGCCATAACTTCATGTCGGTAAGCTGGGGTGGAATGATAGGTGTAGTCTCCGGGATGAACGACCAAGGGCTTACCGTCACTATAAACGCCGGAAAATCGAAAATTCCACTGGTGGCAAAAACTCCCATTTCCATCGTTACCCGTGAGATCTTACAATATGCTGCCACCATAGAAGAAGCAGTGGCCATTGCTAAAGAACGCGAAGTTTTTGTTTCTGAAGCGATCTTTATAGGAAGCGCTAAAGACGGAAGAGCCGCACTTATTGAAATGTCACCTACAGATTTTGGTGTTTATGAGGTTACGAACAGCGAGCAACTAATTTGTTCCAATCATTTTCAGTCTGACGTATTTAAAAACGATCGCAGGAATATAAAACAGATCGAAGAAAGTCATTCGAAATACCGTTTTACACGGATGGAAGAGCTGTTGGCGGAAGATGAAAAAATTAGTCCCACCGAAGCCGTCGCCATCCTACGAAATAAAAAAGGTGTGAACGATACGATACTGGGCTTTGGCAATGAAAAGGCGCTCAATCAGTTGTTGGCACATCATGGAATCGTCTTTCAACCAGAAGATCTTCGGGTGTGGATATCATCAAATCCATATCAGTTGGGCGAATTTGTATCTTACGATCTTAACGAAGTCTTTAAGGATCGAGAAGGAAACCCTGCAAAAGAAAGTATGGCGATACTTCCGCTAACCATCGCGAAAGACCCTTTTGTAGATACGCCGGCATTTAAAAATTATGAAGATTACCGAATACTGGAAAGGCTGGTAGAAAATGCCATTGAAAGGGATAACGATCTCTTACCGTTCACGCTTTTAGCCTTACAACAGAAAAACCCTGACTATTGGAAAGCATATTATCTAACAGGAAAGTACTACAATGAAAAGGGATATTATGCGGCAGCGTTAAGAGCCTTTGAAACGGCCAATAAAAAGGTAATACCTACATTGCCTGATAAACAGGAAATAGAGCGTAATATTTATAAATTAAAACGAAAACTTAACCGATGA
- a CDS encoding cupin-like domain-containing protein, whose amino-acid sequence MGKIRTVPIPRVKRISKKEFTETYYKPQRPVIIEDLTKDWPAYTKWNLNYIQEHAGDQIVPLYNNEPTKGHTKSVVPAKKIKLYDYIEILKSGPTDLRMFFYNLLKKMPELEKDFSYPEIGLKFFKKLPVMFFGGEGSKVLAHYDMDMADLVHFHFHGDKSVTLFAPDQAKYLYKVPFTVHNLETIDMENPDFEKYPALQNVVGLSAQMKHGDALYMPSGYWHYITYLNAGFSITLRAFPRKPKALAKLFYNLLFMRNIENGMRYLLGQKWVDYKENSVLAKVNKRYKQRPQHD is encoded by the coding sequence ATGGGAAAAATAAGAACGGTGCCTATACCCAGAGTGAAGCGTATTTCCAAAAAGGAATTCACGGAAACTTACTACAAACCGCAACGTCCTGTGATCATTGAAGATCTCACGAAGGATTGGCCTGCTTATACAAAGTGGAATCTGAATTATATACAGGAACATGCCGGAGACCAGATTGTGCCTCTGTACAATAATGAGCCCACAAAAGGGCACACCAAGTCGGTCGTACCCGCCAAGAAAATAAAATTGTACGATTATATCGAGATCCTTAAATCGGGCCCTACCGATCTAAGGATGTTCTTTTATAATCTGCTAAAGAAAATGCCCGAGCTAGAAAAGGATTTCAGTTATCCCGAGATCGGACTTAAATTCTTTAAAAAATTACCGGTGATGTTCTTTGGTGGAGAAGGCTCTAAAGTGCTGGCACATTATGATATGGATATGGCAGATCTGGTACATTTTCACTTTCACGGGGACAAAAGTGTTACATTATTTGCACCCGATCAGGCAAAATACTTGTATAAAGTTCCCTTTACGGTGCATAATCTGGAGACCATAGATATGGAAAATCCCGATTTCGAAAAATATCCGGCACTTCAAAATGTAGTGGGATTGTCGGCCCAAATGAAACACGGGGACGCTCTATATATGCCTAGCGGATACTGGCATTACATCACCTACCTCAACGCAGGATTTTCAATTACGCTTAGGGCTTTTCCGAGGAAACCAAAAGCGCTGGCCAAATTATTCTACAACTTATTGTTTATGCGAAATATTGAAAACGGCATGCGCTATCTTCTTGGTCAGAAATGGGTCGATTACAAGGAAAACAGTGTGCTTGCCAAAGTAAACAAGAGGTATAAGCAGCGCCCTCAACATGATTAA